In Zingiber officinale cultivar Zhangliang chromosome 6A, Zo_v1.1, whole genome shotgun sequence, a single genomic region encodes these proteins:
- the LOC121994225 gene encoding uracil phosphoribosyltransferase-like has product MERDAVASGFADMVRVPSHPLIKHWVSVLRDEETPCAAFRTAMAELGRLLIYEASRDWLPLVNRKIQTPMAVATAEFVNLNHPILIVPILRAGLALAEHASSVLPATKTYHLGMCRDETTLKPSVYLNKLPDKFPEGAQILLVDPMLATGGTVVAAIELLNDRGVVNKQITLISAIVAPPALQKLSNRFPGLSVYTAVIDPILNEKGFIVPGLGDAGDRSFDT; this is encoded by the exons ATGGAGAGGGACGCCGTTGCCAGTGGGTTCGCCGATATG GTTCGTGTGCCTTCGCATCCCCTGATTAAGCACTGGGTATCCGTGCTTAGGGACGAGGAGACTCCGTGTGCCGCCTTTA GGACCGCAATGGCTGAACTTGGTAGACTACTCATCTATGAAGCTTCTAGAGATTGGCTG CCTCTTGTCAATCGTAAGATACAAACTCCAATGGCTGTTGCTACTGCTGAATTTGTCAATCTAAATCATCCTATACTG ATAGTTCCCATCTTAAGAGCTGGTCTTGCCCTAGCAGAGCATGCTTCATCAGTTTTGCCTGCAACAAAAACCTATCACCTAG GCATGTGTAGAGATGAGACGACTCTAAAACCATCTGTGTATCTCAACAA GTTACCTGATAAATTTCCTGAAGGGGCACAGATTCTTCTTGTCGACCCAATGCTTGCAACTG GTGGCACCGTAGTCGCAGCAATCGAGCTGCTAAATGACCGTGGTGTTGTCAACAAACAAATTACACTT ATTTCTGCTATCGTCGCACCTCCAGCACTTCAGAAGCTTAGCAATAGGTTTCCAGG GCTTAGTGTGTACACTGCAGTTATCGATCCCATTCTTAACGAGAAAGG GTTCATAGTCCCCGGTTTAGGAGATGCCGGTGACCGCAGCTTTGACACTTAG